Sequence from the Melanotaenia boesemani isolate fMelBoe1 chromosome 21, fMelBoe1.pri, whole genome shotgun sequence genome:
TCTAATTTGACTTCTCCGTTCTTGAGTGTTATTAGTTTGAATATTGAGATTGAGTATTTAGAGATACACAGCCCATCCCAAAGAAAGTACCTTCTTGGATTTTAACTAAGCAAAAAGATATGAGCCTCCCTTTGAGGAATTACTGCATGAATGGTTATGTTTCAGTTGGTAACAAGTTACTCAACTAATGCAATAAGTAACTTTTCATTTCTTAATCCACCATATATTTATCAGCTGTCAAATAGACAATCAGATATTAGTGTTAATCTGTTGCTTTGATCTAAGACAGTAAAAATCAGAGGTTATGACCAAAAAAGGGCACTGCAGGTTTTTGGGGTCATTCTGGCTGATCTTCCACagcaagaagcagaaaaagacaTGCAACACCTCTTGAACGAtcagtgcattttatttttccatcacagtacaaaaataaattaaaataagcagaatcaaactaaaaaaagaaaacatttaaattacagcaacagattttttgtcttttcccaaaaaagaaatgaatcaaCCTTTTTCTCATCCCACCAAGTCCTAGTACCAGTGTGTGGTTGGAGTATGTTCCTTTGTCcatataagaaaacaaacacattcttCTGTACAAATAAGTTGCtgccattcacacacacacacacacacacattcaaatgttcattcacacacacacacacatgcagtctACTGAGcgcctctctctctgtctgatgtttttaaatcactgtttcgttttctttttatctacaaAGTACGCAACCAGATACAGAAAAGAATTTGACGGAAATGTTCAACtatcacttctttttttcttttttttccaagattttTTAAGCTTACAAACAACTACTCAATGATGCAAGTGAAGAAACATGGCACATTTCAAGTGAGTCAGTTCAAGTGGACAGAGAGGGAATGGTTTAAGGTGTGTGTTTGAGGCCTATAGCCCTAAAAGCCCTGCTTTTTTTCCCAGACGCCCATCCAAATTGTGTGTCCAAATGAAGCCTAGCAGACTGTCTTAACAGTAAGCTACATTTTACTCTGACTTGGCACAGAAAAGAAGTATACACATTTGTGACACAAGATGGGAAAACCAATAAAGTTTTCCTCTGAGgagatgctgctgcagcttaTCCGGTAATGGTGGAGCTGCAGTAAAGATGAAAAGCTGCATATCCTCTGTGCTCTGCATGCTCTCTGGTTGGTTGTCAAGGAGTTCCCGCTGTACACTGCAGAGCATCATTTTTGGCCCAGTGGTGTCTGTGATTGAAAGTGTGATTAGACCTGCAGAGGTCGCCTCATTTCCTTCTGCCCCGAGAAGGGTGGCTGCGACGCCACGTCACACTGATCTACACAAAAATGATGCTGAGGGATTATCCTGAAGGTGCACCGTGCTTTTCTGCAGCGATAATGAGGGAGAAGTTGTTATTTGAATACTTTACTCCCTTTAAAAATTGCTTTCTGCTTCTGATATGTGGGACAGCAggttgtgttttgctttaaaatcaGGATATTTTCAGGGCTTTTTTTGTTGGCAAGGCACTCTTAAGTAAGCCTCATTGGTGATGGTCAGATTAATCAGAGGTTTTGATCTAAGGGGCATTTTATTCATAAATCCCTGCAACATTCATTTGCATAAACCAAATCAATCTTCATTCCCACCAAAGATAACCCCACCTCGCTATGTCAGCAACCCCTCCTCTCCTTGTCCTTCACTTTTCAGTCCAAAAGTCTCCCATCAGGATTTATCAGTCCCACTGAAAGTGCctaaacaataaatacataaatggcAATAAATGAAGTGTCAGTAAGTAGTTATAAGTAGATGAAAAATCCACCTTTTCATTCAACAGCTGGATGAACGGTTACAGTATTCCTGTGGGATTTTCATCAAGGATATGGCACTGTTATAACATTTTCTATGCTGAATCATGAGcacaaaaatcaaaacatcaTTCCAAAGTGGTTGTAACACAACCTATCGACAAAAGTACAAAAGGAATTTCCCTGGTAAACAAATAGCCTATTTTAGCAAGCATAGCTAAATAAACTAGTGTCACTTTGTTCACAGCATTCTCTAATGCAGATGCAATTGGTTTACAAATCAAGTAAAAATAGTAAATTATAGCTCCTCGCCCTCCAGGAGACTCTGTTAAAATTGCATGGCACACGTGCAAAACGTTACATttctaagtaaaaaaaagaaaaaatgataaattaaagaaaacttgttcaataaaagcaataaataagCCTCCATAAGGTGTGGAGCAAAACATCCGTTaacctgtttcatgagttttttttcccaccatATATGTCCActggctgttgtgtttttagCAAAAGTCCCACAAAGCAGTGCTCACTGTCCACCCAGGTGATCTATCTATATAAGTCCTCCTGTAGAGCCAGAAACCCACAAAAATATGGATCCAGCACTGATGGCTCACGCTGCTCTTTTTCCTTAGATGGCCAGATATGCATCGCAGTAAAAACATGTCCAGTCGTATCCGTGTTTAGTGGAGGGGACGTGGGTGTTCTAGAGAGCCAGCCGGGATGTCTGTTCATCAGTGATGCGTGAAGAAGCCAGTCAGGCGATGGCCCTCACCCTCCTGCGGTAGGCAGTGCACATCACATTGTCAAACAGTCAGAAGGTCACTGGTGGGCTGTTGCAGCCTCAGTCCTGTCCACATTCATTGCTGTAgcttcctgtatttatttatttattctcatttttaagtgtgttttttacATAACTTTTCAGTATCTAGAGATATAGTAAATCTGAATGTCAGTGAAGGATTTATCCAAAtctgcctttttaaaaatattatccCTCCCCCAAAAAAGCTTTCATTCTTGGATAATCCAACCTTTGCAagtttgaaaatacattttggctctaacaaccccccccccccccccccccccccccctttttttatagatattttttcttttttgtgaatACTGAAACAACACCCCTCCCTCCTAAAAGTGTCAGATTGTTTATCAGTCTGGTTAACTTCCTTGCTGGCTCAGTATGTTCGTGTGGACAAGAATTAATAAATAGCATCACAAAAGAGGGTTAAAAGGTGTCAAAATGCCAGACTAGAGTACACCCCACctcccctccctcaccccctTGCATCCCCTCACCGGTCCAGGCCAATGAGCAGGCggctcctctcctcctccttctggcTCTCGTTCTTCAGGTCGGCAAACACCTGAGTAAAGTAGTGAGGGTCGGAGTTGATCTGGAGCATCTTGGCGCTCATCAGGTTGATGATGGACAAGCAGCGGTCCCAGAAGGTTTCCTTGGAACTCTCCACCAAGAAGGGCTTAAGCGGATAGGAGATCTCGTTGCCCATGTAGGAGTAAGACAGGTAGAGGCAGGTGAGCAGCACGGCCTGCAGCTCGTGCTCCGTGCCCACTTCGGAGGAGACCACGTCGCGGCAAAGCATGTAGACGAAGACCACGTTGGCCGGGGTGATGAAGCCCTGGTCCTGCCAGCCTTGCAGCAGCAGGGAGCGGTCCACGCTGCGCAGCCACAGCACGGGGTCAGTAGGTGAAAGGTGTTTGAGGCGGTAGCAACGCCGACACAGAAACTCCCCCAGGCAGCGCAGCAGCTCGCTGGTGGAGGCCTGGACGATCACCCTCTTAGGAGTCCCGGGGGCCACATTGGAGTTGGTCAGGGGCGCCTTCTTAACTGAAGATGTGGTGTTGTTGGAGCTCTTGGTGAGAGCTGGAGTGCTCTGGTCTTGGGTGAAGGTGGACAGGTTGGCGCAAGACTGCGACTTCTTCAGGTTCTCATTGTTTAGGTGGGTGACATTGTTCTGGTAGGTGCCGTTGGGCTGCACCTTCTTGGAGCTTTTCTTCTTGGCCGACACCGCAACTATCCGCTTCCAAGGGAGCACGTTGATGAGGGAGTGTCGCTTCAGGTTCTTGTCTTTGGCGTTCTTGCTGTTCTGGACCGCTGTATAGTGGCCCACAGTTGCAGGCCCATCCTCAAAGAGGCCTGCCTTTCGGTAGGTAGGCGACAAAGACAGCACGGTTCCcatggtgactgtaggtggaaCGCACAGGAGCTTTCAGGGTCAGAAGGGTGTCTGccagggaggagatcctgagGGTCTCAAAGCCTCAAtccttcaggctgctgctgggcATCTAAAGCACCTGAGCAGACTATCCTGTGAAGAGCTGATGAGAAGCACCTCTACTGATGGGTCTGCTGTATTTCAGCTTTGGGGGGATCACTgctgaaagcagaaaaataacgAGTGAGGATCTATTTAAATTATGCATACACTAATAACTAATTGTAGCATTTCTCTCAGTTTCGTATCAGAACTGTGATCAAGAGCTCATAACAGATAAAATCATAGTTATCTGCTTTCTAGACGTCTTCCTGAGTGGTTGATCTGACAATAGCCCCCAGCTTATTAGCAGTATTGACTTGACTCAGTAAGTGGTGGAATGTATTAGCCTATAGATTATAATTAACACAAATAGAACAGAcccaccctctctctctctctctctctctctctctctgctgcagATCATCAATCTGGTTCAAATGTTCTATTAATTCTACAGTTTCTGTTCATTtgcagcaaataaaaaacacaccaaTGCTCTCCATTTTAAGTTACGTGTGTGGAAACATCCATAATCATTTTATAGTCTCAGATTTGCAGGCAATGGCCGACAGATCGGAGTGAGTCACGCGCCTCCTCCCCCCTTATTCGCTAAAATGGAAGGCAGAAACGTAAACACCGTTTTAACAGGTGAAGGTCGCGTTTGATGGAAAATACGGCTCTTTTTTGCAAAGAATTGTTAAAATACACAACAAATGTCATTTATAAATAATctcaattaaaaatgtaaataagagCATGAATGCTGATTTTATTCCGCGCACTGCGGTGGCCTGAATGCGAGAGAACGTCGATGCGCAGCATCCAACAAGCTCGACCCTTCATTCCATCATCCTGTCCCATCATCAGCATGATTCCTGATCCCATAGACGCTGAGAAATACTAAAGTGTAGTCTATCAGATTGGTATAAATAGGAGGATTTGTCGGCCTCCTGGTTGTGAGTTTGAGTACACGCTGGGTGCTCTCCGTGGTGCTGAAACTGTGCAGCGAAACTAGGTGGCTGGCTTTGATAGGCGGTGGCTTAAAGAGAGAAATAAACCTCTTTTTCAGTACCTTCCTGACAAAATGTCACAATATGTTGATGGattcagcaaaaaataaaacaaaataaatcccGAATTAATTCGATGCATGTGGTCACATCTTGGTTGGATATCCTCGCTTTGCTAATATAATGAAACCAAATATGTCcctaaatcaaaacaaactcaCCAGCTCTGCAGCTCAGAGATGTAATAACCGCGATGCAATGGTGATGCTCCTCGCGTCTCGAGCGTATTCTTCCTTTAAAAGATGTTGTTAAAACATTAGACCATCTCGGAGAGTACAAatgcaacaaagaaaataatccGAGCCGAgacaaaatcttttaaaaaagaaaaaaaaaaccgcATGTAGTGGATGAGCGCGCCTGGCGTCTGCAGTGCGCAGACGACGGTAGACAGTTGTGGAATGGATGCTCAGATGAAGATGTGCTCCTGGTCCTGGTTGGCGGCGAGATGCGGATGCTGCGAGGGCTGATGTTGTGTTGTGAGGGTGGCTGACGCAAAGGTGGTGGTGGAGCGCCGCTCTGCGCTTTCTGTGGAGAAATAGCTCCGCCTATAGccacacagagcagcagctaAAGATCTGCTTTTCCTCTGCAACATCTTACAGCACTAACCTAAGCAACATTTAATAGATTTAAACTACGTTGGCAGCCAAAGTATTACCTGTATATACCTGATTGTCTCAtattaataaacatatttacGTGTTTACATGTCTCAGTGTATAATTTGGCCGTTTTGACCGTGGCGGTCTTCCTTGACAACTTAAACAAGATGCAGATACCCAACAAACTTAGCAACTTtagcatatatttattttctagaaGTTCAAAGATTATATATCTGGCATGCATGTAAGTTGCGATGCCatagaaaatgttaataaaattaaaatgcattgaTTTGCAAATCCTTATTTTATTCCTTgtagaacagaaacaacataTCAGTTGTTAaatttgagacattttacaatttcatggaaaatatcttctcattttttaatttgattgcaGCAACATATCGCAAAACAGTTGGAAttggggcaacaaaaggctggaaaagttaTTGGcccaaatcaaaaacaactggaggagcatttgacaaatAGCATAActgcaggtcagtaacatgactgggtgtaAAGGTAACATTTCTGAGAGGCAAAGCCTTTCAGAGATGGGCTCTCAGATATAAAAATGAGCAGAGGTTCGCTTAACTGAGCCAAAAAATTGTGGAGCAACTGCTGAAAAATCTTCCTCAATGTAATTGCAAAGTCTTTAAGGATCCCACTATCCACAAGTGTAAAGCATCATCAAATGTTGTAGAGAATCAAATCTCTGAGGGTATCCGTTCATACCTGGAAAATAAACTGTATCCTGTTTGCTCAGCATTATAATGTATCCATCCTTTTGGTGCATCTAAGCCTTTGTGATgactgtttgttaaaaaaaaaagtacatacaATGATTCTAAATGGAAAGTTTCCTCTGAGTTTTGTGTACAAGTTTTGGAGAATTACTCTTTCGAATTATCTCCCAATAACTGTCCACAACATAGTATtcataaacagacaaacaaaattaGCCAGTACTACAACAAAACATCTTTGTACAAATCACATTAGCGTTTGACACAAAAACAGGGCTTCTGTATTTGCTTTCTCCTATTTTTTATCAGCATGTTCCATAATATTTAGGTTTTTACTGCTCCAGTGACAGTTAATATTCTAAATTCATATGTATAATTTATTcttgagaagaaaaaacactgtGGAATGTTTATTTATCCCTTtgaagctcaactcccagttcAACTGAGTTAGTTCAAAGGCCATTCTTGCCAAGACCAGCATGCtggacatgtttatgtttttttatgtattctttttattaatctatctatctgtctgtctttgtCTGTTACTGAATTGTTTCATGTACTTGAGAAAAACATGGATgaccaggttaaaaacatttacagaaatcAACAAAAGTCAGCAATAACCATGTCACACTAATGAAGAAAGACTATGCAGTGTTTAGGGTGTGCTGGATgaatggaaacaactttatagtgatGCTTTACTGCTaccaaacagtgtctgaaactcaTGTCGGCttgcaggagtgaactctgaatttAGCAATGCCACTAGTATGTCAGTGTTTGAAATGGACATTGTATTTACAGACGTAAGggaacataaatgggccttaatgGTTGCTCACACTTTTATAGCTTCATGTGACATAAATTCAGTCTGAATTATTCTTTCAATGTTGTGGCATCTAAAAAATTAGATGAAATTATGTCCTTGTGTTTTATAATGGATGGTCCGTTGTATCATATgtaaaaagacttaaaaaaaaaaacttttaagttATTTTCCTAACATTTAGAGTTCAACCAGATCCTTTATTATTACATATTCCTAAACATAAGCACAAATTAAATAAGCCCAGCCTGTCAAACCAATAGGGTTCTAGGTCTTAAAAAGTTAATCTGTGATGTTTCAGAGGACAAAGTCAGTTCAACATGTTTGACAGTGAGAAAAGTTTGATCTAGTGTGACTGGTTGAGCTCATGTAGTGACAGCGATAATTTTGCACACAGATGCAGCTTTTTCCCCTGAATATTTTACACAAGTAATGATAGTTCCTCCAAGAATTCTAttgcaaaaatgaaaatttcaCATTCCGCGTACAAAGAAGGCAAACCAAACGCTTCAATTCTCAATCGGACTACATTTCCCAAACATCTTTGAACGCCAATATGTCAAACACTAACGTCACCACGCTAAGTAACGTAATCTATGCACGTATTTTCATTCAAGTAGTATTTGAATAAGGAAGATGGCGGCTGCGGCAGTGGTTGAATTTCAGAGAGCCCAGTCTCTCATTAGCACGGATCGCAACGCCTCTATCGACATTCTTCATTCTATAGGTGAGTGTTTATTTTGCGTTTTCAGACAGACACTATCCCTCTGACTTCTCTTGATAGTTTTTGTCAGTCAGTTTACGTCAGGCCGGGTTAGCGTGCTAGCTAGAAAATGCCAGTAGCACGAGCCGGTGGTGTGCGGTGCTGACTCACTGTTGAATGGTGCCTAATGGTAACTGGTAGCTAATAGATGTTAGCTCGTTTAGCAGCTTTGCTAACTGGAGGCCTGACGCTATCAGTTAGTTGTTCTCAGAACTttggtgttttttaaattgagaGTTGggttttgtgatattttgtCATTCCGCACACTTTCTATGGTCAGCTGTCACATTAGCATAGCTGTTTCTGCGGCTAATGTTGCTAGCCTGTTGTCAccacaacacagaaaaacacctcCATGTCAAAGTAAAGACAAGCAGTTTTTATATTAGCAAAGCACTTCTCAGTAATTTCTCAATTACTGTGTTTGTGCTTATGGTTTTattggttatatatatatatatatatatatatatatatatatatatatatatatatatatatatattacgcTTCCATAAAGATCGCTGTCCACGAACTGCCTTGTCACACCAACACGTTAGCTCTGAAGTTGTCCTTCCCTGTTTACCATCAAGTCCTGGTTTCCCTGTCGCTGGTGTTAATAGGTCAAATGATTTATTAGTAAATTTATCACTAAACCAtagatgcatttatttattggtgATAAAGCCAAACATTTATATTCCCTGTTCATAATGTCAggaactgctgcagcttcacatttaacatctttacaaataaatttctttagtaagaaattaatttctttCTCATTACTCATGTAAAGACAAACAGGTTGTTTTGGAActctaaaataataatttagataATGTATTTCGAGGACCTATCTGATCTGTGGATGCATCATTATTGAAGTTGTAGTGAGAGGGAGTTTATCCAACAGATGATGTGAATTGAAAAGCCACAAAAAGGGACACAGTAAAATCACTCATTGCTCAAAACATGAGTTAAGTGCCCTTTGTCCTGTTGTTAATTTGCTGACTTTCTGTAACAGTGAGAAGAGATGTTCAGGAGGACGATGAAGAAGCTGTCAGGGTTAAAGAACAAAGCATCCTGGAGCTGGGGACACTCTTGGCAAAGACTGGACAAGCTGCAGGtaaagttttaactttttaaaaaacttttacatGTGTATATTCCGATATGTAATCTAATTATTACATTTGAGCAATAGTAATGTCATGATAATCACTCAAGATGAAAttgatattgtttatttttatttaatcatagggttatatatattaaataggatattcatgcaattttttttcctattcAGAACTTGGGGGCCTGCTGAAATTTGTGAGGCCTTTCCTGATTTCCATCAGCAAGGCCAAAGCAGCTCGGCTTGTCCGCTCCCTGCTGGACCTCTTCCTAGATATGGAGGCAGCCACGGGGCAGGAGGTTGAGCTGTGTCTTGAGTGCATCGAGTGGGCAAAGGCAGAGAAGAGGACCTTCCTACGACAGGCTCTGGAGGTAAGAAAGCCTAGAACAGGGCTGTTATTTAGGCAAAACATCGTTATTTAAATGCTCTGTAAGCACCAACTTCCATCAATACAATTTGGAGTAATTGGCGTTACAACTTAAAACGCATCTGCAGCCAGATTTTCTCATTATGATAGCGTCATGTGAAGATAGAGAGATCACACTGATTCTGATCATTTTGCAGTAATGAATGACAACGAAGAACTAGTGGGTCACATTTCATAAAAGGAATCTGTCTTCAGCTAGTGGAATTGTCCTGTCTCAGTCCTGCTTCGTGTCAGCACAAAACACAGCTTGTGATTaatgacactgaaaacaaaaatgatatcCCCAAACATAAATAGTAGCTTTAGTTGGGATGATGGAGTCGGTCGCCGTGACCTCAGCCAGAAACTGAAATCGAATATGTGATACCACTTACTTGGTGTTGCTCAGGTTTGAAACCAAATGAAAACTGCTAACCTTAACTCAACAAATCTGTAAACAGTGCCTCAAGATTATTCTAGGGAGACTCGCTGACATGTGATATATCTGCAAATCACCTATAATGTTAGTATGTCACAGTAGAGATTTGGGTCCAAATGAGCACCAGGATTATGTGGAGCTCTTGGCTGAATTACAAAATATAGGATCAACAAGGTTTTGTAACAGCGCTGTGTGTAATGAAGTAAAGTTAGTCATGGAATGCGTAGGCTGCTCCTCATGCACACTGTGCTTGGATAGGAGGGAGAGAACTTGCAAGGAAGCATGAATAGGACTGAGTCAGAGAGACATTCttgcacacaaagacaaacaaatgtGTCCAGCATCGGTAGCTTGAACAGAAGCTAATGTAAAATAGtgtttaaatgttgtatttgaAGTAAATGATTACTTATGTTTCTGTTAAAAGTTACTGAAGCACAAACGGAATCCTTAATTCTTTTGGGAAATGTAAGAGGATGCCATCACAACGTCTCGCCtacatttcacatcattaaCACTTTTAAACACAGGGTAGCTAGATAAGTATCTTTACTTTTgacagttgtttaaaaaaaatggatgaaataaGTGGATTGAGTGCAGTTATTAAGAATAAAGTGGAAAAATTAGGAAATGACAGTGATTTGTACTTTTTCTAGAGAGCTAACTATGGTGTTGTGTAATACACCATCTGATATTTGTAATGAGATCTTGAGGAGACACATTACTGGAATTAACACAACAGAATTACAAGGACTAACATGATTATCTTTCTGTTTAGATGATATTAGTGCTGT
This genomic interval carries:
- the cdk5r1b gene encoding cyclin-dependent kinase 5 activator 1b isoform X1: MGTVLSLSPTYRKAGLFEDGPATVGHYTAVQNSKNAKDKNLKRHSLINVLPWKRIVAVSAKKKSSKKVQPNGTYQNNVTHLNNENLKKSQSCANLSTFTQDQSTPALTKSSNNTTSSVKKAPLTNSNVAPGTPKRVIVQASTSELLRCLGEFLCRRCYRLKHLSPTDPVLWLRSVDRSLLLQGWQDQGFITPANVVFVYMLCRDVVSSEVGTEHELQAVLLTCLYLSYSYMGNEISYPLKPFLVESSKETFWDRCLSIINLMSAKMLQINSDPHYFTQVFADLKNESQKEEERSRLLIGLDRRVRAIA
- the cdk5r1b gene encoding cyclin-dependent kinase 5 activator 1b isoform X2 — its product is MGTVLSLSPTYRKAGLFEDGPATVGHYTAVQNSKNAKDKNLKRHSLINVLPWKRIVAVSAKKKSSKKVQPNGTYQNNVTHLNNENLKKSQSCANLSTFTQDQSTPALTKSSNNTTSSVKKAPLTNSNVAPGTPKRVIVQASTSELLRCLGEFLCRRCYRLKHLSPTDPVLWLRSVDRSLLLQGWQDQGFITPANVVFVYMLCRDVVSSEVGTEHELQAVLLTCLYLSYSYMGNEISYPLKPFLVESSKETFWDRCLSIINLMSAKMLQINSDPHYFTQVFADLKNESQKEEERSRLLIGLDR